The DNA window ATGTCTCTCCAATCCTCTCCTTACAGACATAGGGGAAGCTggcataaaattccagttttggtaCAATAGGATATTTTACTGggcggggtgggggagaggggggagaagaaattgtttagtaattttcggcaaatcttattgacaaaattagcaggaaaacagttgtttttaaaatagtttGCCGAGAATATATATTCCTTGTGAAACATGTCCCAGTTAGAAGTAAGCCGTAAAGCTCTGTGGAATAATGtataaacagaattaagtttaaaattaaagtagcATGAGCTGTAGGAACTCAAGCCCAATCCGGTAAAAGTTCGTTTGCTAAAAACAGTAGTGTTAAAAGCATCATTTTGCCTTGtaacaaggacgtcaaggaaggaaaGCTGATGGTTGGACTCCCTCTCGGGCGTAACCCTGATATTGGAGTTTTGGGTATTGACGAATTCGAGGAAGGAGTCGGCATGATGATCCTGCTTGAAGAGCAGGAAAGTATCATCAACAAACCTAgtataaaatagagggcggaaacCTAAGGGACAATCGTctagcatgcgctcctccagggggcacatgaagatgttggcgaagGTGGGTCCAATGGGTGAACCCATAGCCATGCCCTCGATTTGTTTAAATaacttaccattaaaaacaagtccgtgtccagcacggctaggtctaagaaggttttaaaagtcGAGCggttaaaatttctaaaaactcagTTAGGTTCGGGAAATAGCTTATCAAGGATTATCTTTATAGTCTCAGCAACTGGAACATTTGTAAACAAGGACTTTACATCAGAACTGGTCATTACTGGATCGGAGTCTTGGATAagaactttttctttaaattcgtAAGAGTTTTTTAAGGAATAGTTGTTAGTAGTAAGTGGTTCAAGCAGGGGTACGAGGAATTTCTCCAGTTTGTAATCTGGAGTATTATATGAAGACAGAATAGGACGCATAGGTACCCCTGGCTTATTAATTTTAGGTAAGCCATAAAGAACCCCGTATGACGAACCACCTTTATTTGGCCCCGTACAGGAATTAGCTCCTGCTttataaaatacaacttatgaaaagcgGGCACTGCTGGCGTTAGGGTacaaaaacctaccaccacgaatcactctgtctaaaagagataaatctctggcagaagcagacatccacaccagagaacagtgtTCCAGCAAAGGAAGAACACATGATCTAAAACAAATtgtgttgattttatcattgttataaatatattggAATGTCCTTGCAGCATTTACTGACACTtatattagatgtttctcaaaagtaagatgtgagtcaaaagttacacccaaTACTGTATagtcaaagcttcagactcattcagcagagtcccgtccacttgaaggggaggatggggtggaaaatcaacACGAAATCTGCTAATCAATACCCCACTGAccccaccattcactaatccgccccgtgtcacgattgagactaataGTAGCTTCTtttctcataagtgaagactttactatacccacaagtgttgcatattgaacaatcttgttttccaggccaacaaccatatcacttgtttaaaatgaaaataatagcgGACCAAGAACAATACCTTGTGGAACACCAGACTATAGGCCTTGGtccgctaaagatcccatcaacaagaactcgctgctgcctaccaataaggaaatcttgaagtatttctaaaacatatccacccattccaAGAGTCTCAAGTTTTAAAATAAGTGCCTTATGGTGTGCTAAATcgaaagcaacactaaaatctatttgagttactcttcactcaaaacccttatcaaggttcttttgcaaatggcatgtAAAATCTaagaaagttcaagtgaagacgCAAAGCATTACAAACCTAAAActattcaccttgtattttaattatttacttatattcttatttatttaattattaatcagcttattaatatatctatttcattttctgatcactatctctcctttctgtatttccaattatcttctgtacgtcttccaaatgagcaccatattcttcaAAAACTTCAGTTTCAAGTGAATGGCCTCAGCAGGATTGTTCTACAGTATATGAGtatgggtttatcttctgaataataataataataataataataataataataataataataataataataataataataataataatacgaaagacAGCATGCCCGTCAATAATAACATCGGAGAGCCTCACctttaaaagactaaaaaaaacatttgtttccgAACTTCATTGACAAAATGGCAGTTTGTTATTCCCAAACTTCGCTTCCTGACAGCAGCGTACTTAGGAATTCAATTCCATTCCATATAGCCATGTTTCTGGCAAAACAATCACAGATGACCTATCACCACTCACAAGCCCCGGATGTATTCGACAGTGGTTTTAATATCACGACAATTGAAGtaggtaattttttatatatctatgaacatgtttttttagtttcatatatttcatattttagattttattatgtatttgtatttttattgttttaagtattttacttattcacattttaattttttttatcatttttatttttattcttttaatcattatttttattttactgtaggatttattttcgttacttttactatttatacttttcattttaatatttttattaaggttcttcagtttatttatgtcttattgatttttgttttcattattcttattcttttatttacgcatttttttatcttttatctaattatttatattcttcttacacttattttaattataattatatttctattattattactatcttatttttatcattttgtttttcctactcttaattcttttattcttataatttttatttttatagttggtatttttcataattgttgtatttcttgtttattttttatatttttttattgtttgactTTTAATTTGCATTAtccgaatttttattttttaaccttcacgtatttttttttacttctcatttgaatcctgactttgtttttattattgatggattaaattttatttttattatttcaactgCTTAATGTGCATTTTGTTTCTacctttattatttctattacttacaattttttttattattttcatttttattattcttatttttatattgtatttatgtttgttttcatcttccagtgttttaatttttacttattcataatttctcactttttcttttcttttttcttgtttttaattttttgctattttaattttatttttattgttttttagtcttatgtttacttttatttatttaattttcagttatttttatttttgtagttttattattattttttcttataatttttacgtttatcactattttattttcgttattattcttattttatttccattattctaATTTGGTATTATTCCTTTTCGATtcttactattttcatttttgtaatacttttatctttaacttttatatatctttatgttatttttaacaattttatttttataattttcattgacatttctcagttctgttattttcttattttcctgtctaaatatttattatttatttttaaaatttcatgtttatttttattattggtacttcagtttcttttaattttcctctgattttattatttttgtttcaatattttttaaattttggttttcattgtttttatacattctaaattgtgtttttatatttatttcttattttagctggcatttttattatttcttattcttttgaatttttattatcttttatcttcattttttatttatactttctatttacataatttttctcattcttgtttttattattttaattattattattttttacttcaaacaTTTAGTTTTTACtccaattattttctatttctcattattattctttttttaagatttttcatatttagtatttttcattttatttccataatttttattttcattgtttttatttttagttttaactttatttttattttttcactgtggtttttaatgtgaatttttgcGATTATAacccatattttctttttattttatatcttctatttctttatgttttcattttaatatctttactagcagatgctcgctattgctcacatttgctagttcccatatccgtaccatacccatactcataccataccataccatacccatacctaacctatacccatacccataactgtaccatacccatgcccatacctatacccataccatacccatatctgcatCTTACCCATACTCATACTCGtatctgtaccatatccatacctatTCCCATGcacataaccatacccatacccatatctgtatcataccaatacccatatttATACCATACCTATATCTGTACTATACCCAtaactatacccatacccatatccattccaaaTGCATACCCATATCTGTGCATATCCATACCcctacctatacccatatctgtaccatacccatacctatacccatacccatatctgtccACACCCATACCTatccccatacccatacccatacccatattcttaccatactcatacctatacccatgcccaaatccattccatacccattgTGGGGGAATAGATTCTCAATATCAGgatgaaaataaactatttcaatattttgtaattataattaaaatagtaaTTACATAACTTGGCCAATATCCTATTTAAACTACTAATGGTACCTAAGTAATAATGTACTTAAATTTGTTAAGCTGAAGACACAGAAGGCGTTGTTTTCATAATCATGGCTTGTATAACAGTATTTTCAAGGGTGCTGAAGTAAATAAATTCCAAGTGAGCTGAAGTAGATAAATTCCAAGCGTGCTGAAGTAAATTCCACAAATCGATGATCCAATCGACTTCTTGACGACACTCGGAACTGTATCGTATGGTGAAGCAAAGTAATGAAGTCTTCTGCAAATTAGGAACGCACGTCAAGCGAACCGAAGTTCACACATGGGGACAGTGTGACAGCCTTTCTGAAATGATACAAATTTGCAATACTGAAAAACATGATCAGAACTACCAATATTTAAATTAACACTTCAAACTGAGGAATATACCTTTAAATTcacgaaattaaattatttttcacttcacaAAACTTCCAAATTCCTTTACCGATCACTTGAGTGGTTAATAGCAGACTGATCCGGTAACGCACAGAaaacgcaaggaaaaaaaaattcaaggagagTTAAGTACAAACAAAAAGCGAAAAACAGACAAGGACGCTAAAGACATGACACACGAACTCTAGGTTTAAAGACCAATTGGCAGACATTGGCAAAGCACAAATATCTCTTTTCCCTCACATGCCCCCCtaataagataaaattatcacCTTTCAATgagggaaaaggggaaaaaataaatacccaAACCAAAATTAcccaatttctcaaaaaaaaaatcatttgcttcTGCTTAAGAAATCTGCAATATGATTCCTATCACCAGCTATATGTACAATATTAAACACGTATGGTTGCAAAGCTAAAGACCACCGTAATAGGCGACTGTTTGAACCTTTAAATTGCTCCAAATATGTCAAAGGTTTGTGATCAGTCTCTAGGAAAAATGGTTTTCCCAGCAAATAGAATGAGAATTTCTGAATAGCCCACACAAtggctaaacattctctctcaaTGCATGAGTAGTTCATTTGTCTGGGTAAGAGTTGTACACCTGCATAAGCGATTGGGTGAGGAATGTCATCATAGTACTGGAATAGAACAGCACCTAATCCATAAGATGAACTATCAGTTCGAAGGCAAAATGGTTTATTAACATCAGGAATTTTAAGAATTGAAGAATCTGCTAGACAAGATTTAAGGTGATTGAACTCCTCTACAGCTTCTACACTTAAAATCAATGGTTCTGAAATGCCTTTCTTGAGATAGGATGTCAGATGTACACTTACTTGAACTATTAGGAATATACCTTCTGTAAAAGTTAATAGTTCCCAAAAAACTTCTAAGTTTCTTTTTAGTATCTGGAACATCACTATCAAGAATGCATTTAACTTTATCATCTAAAGGAAAAATTCCATCTGGAGTTACTTTATGACCCAAAAAAGTGATTTCTTTATATCCAATAAAACATTTACTGGGCTTGGCAGTTAAACCAAATTCTTTAAGACGAATCAAAACTTTACTTAAATGTTCCAAATGTACTTCCCAAGatttagaaattacaaaaatattatcaaagtAACAAGCAACAAAATCCAAACCATTTAGCAATTTTCTCATTAGTTTTATGTACGTAGCACAAGCAGAATGGAGACCAAATGGCATCATTTTATACTGCATTAAACCTAATGGCGTTTGGAATGCAGTGTACTTTTTACTTGCTTCTGTGAGAGGAATTTGATGGTAAGCTTTACAGATGTCAATCTCTGAAATATAGGtataattagaaaatttatgCAATTCTTCCTCAAAAGATGGCATTGGCTTACAATCAAATTCTGATATTGAGTTGAGATTTCTAAAATCTATGACCAATCTATGTGACTTGTCTGCTTTCTTaagtaataatgatggtaatacatACGAGGAATTAGAGGGTTCTATTATATTATGATTCAATAGAGATCTGACTTCATTCTCAAAAGCAGCTTTAAGATGTACAGGAATAGGATAACTTTTCCTTTGAAATGGCTCCTTGCTTTGTACACTTATATGATGTTCAATAGCTGATGTCTTTCCAGGAATATCAGAAAAGGTACCATCAAACTCTTCTAATAAAGTGTTGACATCTTCAACTTGTTTGGAATTCAGACAAGGTCCAATGTTCACTGTGCTCCTGCAAGAGTCCAAAGTGATTATTCCTCCTTTAGGCACATTTAAAagttcatcatcttcatctgtaATGAGTGAAACTTTATTAACATAATGCTTGAAATTTGATACTTTAGTGAAATCTTCATTCAAGTCACCAACAAAATTACATGTAATATCACTTCTCCGGAAATATTTCTTAAGTAAATTAATATGATacaatttctcttttccattgACATTGATAAGGTAATCAACTGGACCTATTCTCCTTACAACTTTATGTGGTCCTGTCCAAGCTATTTGAAATTTGTTGAAGCTGTCTGGAATTAGCAGCAATACTTCATCACCtgtatttaaatttctcttgCTAGTTTTTACATCAAAATAGGACTTATATTTATCCatagatatattcatattactacTAACTAGGTCTGTTGTCTCCGCTAACCGTTCCCTTAATTCAATTACAAACCTGTAAAGATTAGTCTCTTCGTCATCCAAATTCTTGTTGGACCATACATCCAACAAAATACTCAAAGGACCACGAACTTGCCTCCCATAAAGAATCTCAAAAAGGTGAGAAACCTGAACTGTCACTAGGGATCTCTCTCATAGAGAATAATGCTGCAGGGATGAACTTATGCCATAGATTAGGCTTAAGAGAGCACAATTTCTTTAGAATTGATTTTAAGACAGAATGTTGCCTTTCAATCTTACCATTGGCAGCGGGGTGATATGGCGTAGTAAACAATGGGCGAACTCCCAGAAGACATGCACTTGATCCATTAGTTCAGATTTGAACTGAGGACCCTATCAGAGAGTATCTCTCTTGGAATACCAACCCGAGAAAAGATAGTTACTAATGCTTCAGCTATGTCTACCGATGTAATGGATTTCAGAGGAACAGCATCTGGAAATCCTGAAGCATAATCAATAAGGGTCAATATATACTGATGGCCTTCAGAAGACATTGGTTTAATAGGACCTACAATATCAATTGCAACTTTGTAAAATGGTGTTGAGATGACTGGCAATTTAACTAATGGAGCCTTCTTCACTCTCCCGTGACTAGTTGTTTTCTGGCACCTGTCACACGacttacaataattatatatatctttagtcaTTCCTTGTCAATAAAATAGTTCATTAATTTTGACAAAAGTCTTTCTATGAGAAATGACCAGCTATGGGAATATCATGAGAAAGCTGTAATACAAGATTAACAAATTTCTTTGGTACAACCAGACATACTTTGTTAAGCAACTTCTTATTGTTACATGCAAGGATCTTGCGATAAATCAAACCATCAACTTCCAGATATTTGTACTGTAAACCATTCTTTGAAGTAAAGACTTCATCATTCTTACAATACTCACGAATGTTGCAAAGAGAGTTACATTGCTGCTGTTCAGTCTTGAAATCAGAGTGAGAAATGTTTAGATTAGCTACATCAACACAAAATTTAGGATGCTTAGTGTTCCTAGAGGTTGACTTACTTTGACTTCTGGTTACTGCATTGATTTCATGACTATTAACATCAGCAGATTCAATTTGAGCTAGGTTTGCAACTCCAGGTATGTTGCCTAATAAGACAGAGCAATACTTAATGGGTGCTCTAACAGCATTACACCAACCAGTAAACCATGGACATCTAAGATAAACTCTACAACAGGGAATTCATCAACACGACCCAAGTAATCAGTAAGTTTACTCATTTTCACATTACCCTTAGGTTGAGGAAccaaaatatctgaaattattaATCCAGAACAACCAGTATCACGAAGAATTGTGGATACCCAAGTGCCATTTACAGTACCACTTGTCATGGGACCTTTAGTGGTTTTGTCATCCAAAACATTACcgatttcaattttgttttcatgagGTTTTGGTTTATTGGGACAGTTACTGGTAATGTGTCCTGGCTGACCACAAGAATAGCATTTAATTTTAGAAACACCTTGTTTTGTTTGGTTATTAGGTTTGCCATCACTCTTTACACTAAACTTGTTCTCAAGATTTGGAACTGGATTGCCAACTCTAGTTTTATTGAAATCTTTAGGATAAGTACCATGTGCAGAGGCATAGGTGTCTGCAAGACAAGCCATCTGTTCGCGagattttggttttctttcttttagaaaacCCGTAACTCTTACTAACAGTACTCATGAACTGATCCATCACAACTAGATCTCTAAGATTCTCGTAAGTTTCATAAAGCTCCAAACTTCTATACCAATAAGTGAATAACTTTGACAATGAATTCATGAATTGCTCATAAGTAGACTTAGAATCTATTCTAGCACTACGGAAATCTTTCCTATAAGAGTCACTGGTCTTTTTAAAACCTCTGAGTAAAGCAGCcttgagtaaataaaaatttgcagACACATCCATGTCAATAGAATAATAAATCTCCAAAGCTCTACCCTGTAATAAACTACCTAGTTTAGCAGGCCAAAGTTCCTTATCCCACTTATACAATGTAGCAATACGCTCAAATCTATCAAGATAAGCAACAAGATCGTCACCATCTTTAAAATAAGGTGGTTTGATAGTTTCAGCTGGTATTACTCTAATTTCAGGATTACCACTCCCACCAGATCCACTCAATTCTAAAACTCTTAATTCAtgagctctctctttctccctttctttagCTTGTATTGCTAACAGTTCCGTTTCAGCTTTGATTTTATCTTGTTCTCTTTTAGTAGCCCTCTCATCCCGTTCAGCAACTTCATGCTCTCGTTTTTCAATGAAATTAATGAGTGTTTCCCCAGAAAAACCCAAACTCTTCCCCTTATTCTCCCAAAATTCATAACTGTCcatgtttttagaattttaatggAAGAACAATTGAAAATTACTCCTGAGTCAATTTTCCAATTCTTTCGACAAGCTAGAGTAAGTAATGAAAtgcgaaaaaaaaatctaaacttccAACCAAACATTCACCAAACGATCCATACTTCAACATCAAAACAGTTAACCTTACATTCTCACTCATtatgccaaaaagaaaaaattacaaacagcATCAAAACAATCAACTACGCAGTCATACTGACTCAGCTATGAATTTGGAAATTTCACATGTGAAAACTCACTATTTTTAAGCGATAGACTAATGAACAGAGTAACAAACACTGGAATATATCCCCCAATAAATACTATTCCTCAGTCACTAGGTTAagtctaaaaatatcaaaactgatCACACTTTCCAAAAATTACTAATCTGCATCAAAACCTAACTTGTTTTCAAACCTGATATCAGAGAAAATTCCCCGTAATATATATCTGGCCCTGGTGAGCACACCAAAATGTGGGGGAATAGATTCTCAATATCAGgatgaaaataaactatttcaatattttgtaattataattaaaatagtaaTTACATAACTTGGCCAATATCCTATTTAAACTACTAATGGTACCTAAGTAATAATGTACTTAAATTTGTTAAGCTGAAGACACAGAAGGCGTTGTTTTCATAATCATGGCTTGTATAACAGTATTTTCAAGGGTGCTGAAGTAAATAAATTCCAAGTGAGCTGAAGTAGATAAATTCCAAGCGTGCTGAAGTAAATTCCACAAATCGATGATCCAATCGACTTCTTGGACGACACTCGGAACTGTATCGTATGGTGAAGCAAAGTAATGAAGTCTTCTGCAAATTAGGAACGCACGTCAAGCGAACCGAAGTTCACACATGGGGACAGTGTGACAGCCTTTCTGAAATGATACAAATTTGCAATACTGAAAAACATGATCAGAACTACCAATATTTAAATTAACACTTCAAACTGAGGAATATAACTTTAAATTcacgaaattaaattatttttcacttcacaAAACTTCCAAATTCCTTTACCGATCACTTGAGTGGTTAATAGCAGACTGATCCGGTAACGCACAGAaaacgcaaggaaaaaaaaattcaaggagagTTAAGTACAAACAAAAAGCGAAAAACAGACAAGGACGCTAAAGACATGACACACGAACTCTAGGTTTAAAGACCAATTGGCAGACATTGGCAAAGCACAAATATCTCTTTTCCCTcacacccatatccatatccatacccataccataccattcccataccttccggtcatatacaaacaactgaccatatcttggtgtaggtgcaggagaggctgttgatgggttttgaaccaatactgatgccattggcggttccAGATCATCACCAGTAgagcctgctgttgttctagaattacccgcTGGGTCCATttcgaaacaaaaataacaagctCAGCCGAAAATCCTTTATTACTGTCTATACCGCTGGgtcaatgttgaaaatttctggacaggtattatattattcttgaaagacgtttTCACAACtacaggatcctttgaagcagtcttcagctcctgaagcattcctggagaaatgctcATTGGATTGTaccgtcttcttaaattcttaaagactccaggatcctgtgaagccgtcttcaccTCCTAAACGGAAtacaggtggttcatagttaccacgtgaggttaattaaacacttcataaattgtAAAGGCCaagaaagttatattttgatttgaaagaCCTTTACattaccttcataaaaaaaaatgatgtccttacaaatatgtaaacattttcttaatagtactgaacacattttatttcatcataaaaccgatacccattcccatacccatgtctgtaccatacccatacccatatctgtaccatacccatacctatacccataccaatacccatacccatatccttaccatgcCCATATCcgtatccatacccataccataccataccattcccataccttcCAGTCGTATGCAAACATcataaacatggaaaagggaagagcAATGGTAAAGgacgaggaagggggaggggggattatcgtttttccatgagggagttgaggTCCAAGGGAAggatgtccttacaaatctataaacattaaaacacggaaaagggatgggggaagggggatgggaaaggaggaggatggggggattattatttttccatgagggagttgaggTCCCGTTTCAACGAATTTTtgggggagaggaaagggaagtgggaggcaaggtccagggaagaggggtggtgtttagggaccacattgtttaaaatttttttttttttgagggggagaggagaggaaagtggGAGGCAAGGTCACAGGGAGAGGAGTGGCGTTTACGGACCACACTGTTTAATCCAGTTTtttgggggagaggagagggaagtgggaggcaagatctcggggagaggggtggtgtttagggaccacactgtttaaaccagcTTTTctgggggagaggagagggaagtgggaggaaagGTCTCGGGGAGAGGGGGTGGAGTTTAGCGACCACActatttaaaacagtttttggGGGAGgcgggagaggagagggaagtgggaggcaaggtcctggggagaggggtggtgtttagggaccacacattttaaaccagttttttgggggagggggagaggggagggaagtgggaggcaaggtccTGGGGAGAGGGGTTGTatttagggaccacactgtttaaaccagttttgggggaggggggagaggagagtGAAGTAGGAGTCAATGTCGCaaggagaggggtggtgtttagggaccacgcTGTTTGAACCAGTTtttgggggagaggagagggaagtgggaggcaaggtcccagggagaggggtggtgtttagggaccaatctgtttaaaccagtttttt is part of the Macrobrachium rosenbergii isolate ZJJX-2024 chromosome 41, ASM4041242v1, whole genome shotgun sequence genome and encodes:
- the LOC136827179 gene encoding LOW QUALITY PROTEIN: uncharacterized protein (The sequence of the model RefSeq protein was modified relative to this genomic sequence to represent the inferred CDS: inserted 1 base in 1 codon) — encoded protein: MDSYEFWENKGKSLGFSGETLINFIEKREHEVAERDERATKREQDKIKAETELLAIQAKEREKERAHELRVLELSGSGGSGNPEIRVIPAETIKPPYFKDGDDLVAYLDRFERIATLYKWDKELWPAKLGSLLQGRALEIYYSIDMDVSANFYLLKAALLRGFKKTSDSYRKDFRSARIDSKSTYEQFMNSLSKLFTYWYRSLELYETYENLRDLVVMDQFMSTMACLADTYASAHGTYPKDFNKTRVGNPVPNLENKFSVKSDGKPNNQTKQGVSKIKCYSCGQPGHITSNCPNKPKPHENKIEIGNVLDDKTTKGPMTSGTVNGTWVSTILRDTGCSGLIISDILVPQPKGNVKMSKLTDYLGRVDEFPVXRVYLRCPWFTGWCNAVRAPIKYCSVLLGNIPGVANLAQIESADVNSHEINAVTRSQSKSTSRNTKHPKFCVDVANLNISHSDFKTEQQQCNSLCNIREYCKNDEVFTSKNGLQYKYLEVDGLIYRKILACNNKKLLNKVCLVVPKKFVNLVLQLSHDIPIAGHFS